One genomic segment of Arachis duranensis cultivar V14167 chromosome 4, aradu.V14167.gnm2.J7QH, whole genome shotgun sequence includes these proteins:
- the LOC107486198 gene encoding F-box/kelch-repeat protein At3g06240-like isoform X3, with translation MEKKKNDKSKSIHDILPLELIHRILLRVPIRHLARLRCVSKLWCSLISDPDFAEFHFHHSPAATNACFFIENPTIAYLVYLDDNDASQKEVRPPFKKNPPYDFAVLGSCRGFILLDRHPHFVMVWNPLTGFSKRISYSHIVPCRKYRDFRLTYSARLHGFGYDASQDDYLLLVAWSDCGGQYHLDCFSLRTNSWINLDVALPKPLGVFDSFSCGLFMNGAIHWLPFSLTALTSYRDAILIFDMKERTFSRIPGPEQPIMSACSYPRLALLGGCLALYYRNNDSCNTHIWVMKEYKVHSYWTLYQIPYKFFRPLCLSSNGDIIGRGYTSNYKVGYFIYNVRQDLLKHLKNLCCPLPIHQADTMYTESLLPLPSDIKDNDNKEKEEEENG, from the exons atggaaaagaagaagaatgacaaGAGTAAGAGCATTCACGACATCCTCCCTCTTGAGCTTATTCACAGAATTCTACTGCGGGTGCCGATCAGACATCTCGCTCGCCTCAGGTGCGTTTCCAAGCTGTGGTGCTCTCTAATTTCTGATCCTGACTTTGCGGAATTTCATTTTCACCACTCTCCCGCTGCCACCAACGCATGCTTCTTCATAGAAAACCCCACTATAGCTTACTTGGTTTACTTAGACGACAATGATGCATCACAAAAAGAGGTGCGTCCCCCTTTCAAGAAGAATCCACCTTATGATTTTGCGGTCTTGGGATCCTGCAGAGGCTTTATTCTCTTGGATCGACACCCACATTTTGTTATGGTATGGAACCCACTTACTGGATTCAGCAAAAGAATATCCTATTCTCATATTGTTCCTTGCCGTAAGTACCGTGACTTTAGGCTTACCTACAGTGCGCGTCTGCATGGATTTGGTTATGATGCATCACAGGATGATTACTTACTTCTTGTAGCTTGGAGCGATTGCGGAGGACAATATCATTTGGATTGCTTTTCCTTGAGAACCAATTCATGGATTAATCTTGATGTTGCACTTCCCAAACCCTTGGGTGTTTTTGACAGCTTTTCTTGTGGGTTGTTCATGAACGGTGCTATTCATTGGCTGCCTTTCTCTCTTACAGCTCTTACATCTTACAGGGATGCTATTCTTATATTTGATATGAAGGAGAGGACTTTCTCAAGGATACCTGGGCCGGAACAACCTATAATGAGTGCATGCTCCTATCCAAGACTCGCCCTTCTAGGAGGCTGCCTAGCCTTGTATTATCGCAATAATGATAGCTGTAACACTCACATATGGGTGATGAAAGAATATAAAGTGCACTCATATTGGACTCTCTATCAAATTCCTTACAAATTCTTTCGGCCATTGTGCTTATCCAGTAATGGTGATATTATTGGAAGAGGTTATACTTCGAATTATAAAGTAGGGTACTTCATTTATAATGTCAGACAAGACCTGCTCAAGCATCTTAAAAATCTTTGTTGTCCACTTCCCATCCATCAAGCCGATACTATGTATACAGAGAGTCTCTTGCCACTCCCGAGTGACATTAAGGATAATGATAataaggagaaggaggaggaggaaaatg gataA
- the LOC107486197 gene encoding F-box protein CPR1-like encodes MEEKKQKSINDILPLDLIQRILLRIPVKHLGRLKCVSKLWHSLISDPDFAESHLHLSLASTNACIYKKNSTEAYLIHLEEAFNDKNYKVRELSFPFKKPPPSEFRLMGSCRGFVLLHQEPHFFVVWNPLTGFSKRVSYSWLDIVHRTKGRYFRFSGNAMLYGFGYDATLDDYLLVIAWKDSNCQLLDCFSLKTNSWINLDAAVPKPLVLMEWRSRGLFLNGSIHWLSYYLEKHHSDGLLVFDLKERSFSKISLPEQLEMRDAATFFILGGCLALCSQDYVGCKTHIWVMKEYKVYSSWTLYVIPCLEFEPLCLSNDRDVVAVIYRSLKFAKYNLREELLRRFRCPLFRLQTFNWTWCTVYTESLLPFPSNSKHKDKKKKKNAI; translated from the coding sequence ATGGAGGAGAAGAAGCAGAAGAGCATTAACGACATCCTTCCTCTTGACCTGATTCAAAGAATCTTACTCAGGATTCCGGTCAAACATCTTGGCCGCCTCAAGTGCGTTTCGAAGCTTTGGCACTCTCTCATTTCCGATCCAGACTTTGCGGAATCGCATCTTCACCTCTCTCTTGCATCCACCAATGCGTGCATCTACAAAAAAAACTCCACGGAAGCTTACCTTATTCACCTTGAAGAAGCTTTCAACGACAAAAATTATAAAGTAAGAGAGTTATCTTTCCCTTTCAAGAAGCCGCCACCTTCTGAGTTTCGTTTGATGGGATCCTGCAGAGGGTTTGTTCTCTTACACCAAGAGCCACACTTTTTTGTAGTATGGAACCCACTCACCGGATTCAGCAAAAGAGTATCTTACTCTTGGTTAGATATTGTTCATCGTACTAAGGGCAGGTACTTTAGATTTTCCGGTAATGCGATGCTGTATGGATTTGGTTACGATGCTACACTGGATGACTACTTACTTGTTATAGCTTGGAAGGATAGTAACTGCCAACTCTTAGATTGCTTCTCCTTGAAAACCAATTCATGGATTAATCTTGATGCTGCAGTCCCCAAACCATTGGTTCTTATGGAGTGGCGATCTCGTGGGTTATTCTTGAATGGCTCTATTCATTGGTTGTCTTACTATCTTGAAAAACATCACAGTGATGGTCTTCTTGTATTTGATCTGAAGGAAAGAAGTTTCTCAAAGATATCTTTGCCTGAACAACTCGAAATGCGTGATGCTGCCACATTTTTCATACTAGGAGGGTGCCTAGCCTTGTGTTCTCAGGACTATGTTGGATGTAAAACACACATATGGGTGATGAAAGAATACAAAGTTTACTCATCTTGGACTTTGTATGTCATTCCTTGTTTAGAGTTTGAGCCTCTATGCTTATCCAATGATCGTGACGTTGTTGCAGTAATATATAGATCATTAAAGTTTGCCAAATATAATCTCAGAGAAGAACTGCTCCGACGTTTTAGATGTCCACTTTTTCGACTGCAGACTTTCAACTGGACATGGTGCACTGTATATACAGAGAGTCTCTTGCCGTTCCCTAGTAATAGTAAGCATAaggataagaagaagaagaagaatgctatTTAA
- the LOC107486198 gene encoding F-box/kelch-repeat protein At3g06240-like isoform X2: MEKKKNDKSKSIHDILPLELIHRILLRVPIRHLARLRCVSKLWCSLISDPDFAEFHFHHSPAATNACFFIENPTIAYLVYLDDNDASQKEVRPPFKKNPPYDFAVLGSCRGFILLDRHPHFVMVWNPLTGFSKRISYSHIVPCRKYRDFRLTYSARLHGFGYDASQDDYLLLVAWSDCGGQYHLDCFSLRTNSWINLDVALPKPLGVFDSFSCGLFMNGAIHWLPFSLTALTSYRDAILIFDMKERTFSRIPGPEQPIMSACSYPRLALLGGCLALYYRNNDSCNTHIWVMKEYKVHSYWTLYQIPYKFFRPLCLSSNGDIIGRGYTSNYKVGYFIYNVRQDLLKHLKNLCCPLPIHQADTMYTESLLPLPSDIKDNDNKEKEEEENGDLF; encoded by the exons atggaaaagaagaagaatgacaaGAGTAAGAGCATTCACGACATCCTCCCTCTTGAGCTTATTCACAGAATTCTACTGCGGGTGCCGATCAGACATCTCGCTCGCCTCAGGTGCGTTTCCAAGCTGTGGTGCTCTCTAATTTCTGATCCTGACTTTGCGGAATTTCATTTTCACCACTCTCCCGCTGCCACCAACGCATGCTTCTTCATAGAAAACCCCACTATAGCTTACTTGGTTTACTTAGACGACAATGATGCATCACAAAAAGAGGTGCGTCCCCCTTTCAAGAAGAATCCACCTTATGATTTTGCGGTCTTGGGATCCTGCAGAGGCTTTATTCTCTTGGATCGACACCCACATTTTGTTATGGTATGGAACCCACTTACTGGATTCAGCAAAAGAATATCCTATTCTCATATTGTTCCTTGCCGTAAGTACCGTGACTTTAGGCTTACCTACAGTGCGCGTCTGCATGGATTTGGTTATGATGCATCACAGGATGATTACTTACTTCTTGTAGCTTGGAGCGATTGCGGAGGACAATATCATTTGGATTGCTTTTCCTTGAGAACCAATTCATGGATTAATCTTGATGTTGCACTTCCCAAACCCTTGGGTGTTTTTGACAGCTTTTCTTGTGGGTTGTTCATGAACGGTGCTATTCATTGGCTGCCTTTCTCTCTTACAGCTCTTACATCTTACAGGGATGCTATTCTTATATTTGATATGAAGGAGAGGACTTTCTCAAGGATACCTGGGCCGGAACAACCTATAATGAGTGCATGCTCCTATCCAAGACTCGCCCTTCTAGGAGGCTGCCTAGCCTTGTATTATCGCAATAATGATAGCTGTAACACTCACATATGGGTGATGAAAGAATATAAAGTGCACTCATATTGGACTCTCTATCAAATTCCTTACAAATTCTTTCGGCCATTGTGCTTATCCAGTAATGGTGATATTATTGGAAGAGGTTATACTTCGAATTATAAAGTAGGGTACTTCATTTATAATGTCAGACAAGACCTGCTCAAGCATCTTAAAAATCTTTGTTGTCCACTTCCCATCCATCAAGCCGATACTATGTATACAGAGAGTCTCTTGCCACTCCCGAGTGACATTAAGGATAATGATAataaggagaaggaggaggaggaaaatg GTGATCTTTTCTGA
- the LOC127739682 gene encoding F-box/kelch-repeat protein At3g06240-like: protein MEEKKQKSINEILPVELIQRILLRIPDKHLGRLKCVSKLWYSLISDPHFAESHLHLSLAPTHACLKYSTEAYIVHLEELFNGDIYELKEVSFPFKKKPPPGFGVVGSCRGFVLFCRRPHLFVVWNPLTGFSKRISCSCIVHRSKRRSVKFPGDSNLYGFGHDASRDDYLVVVGWLDGGNCQHLYCLSLTTNSWINIDVALLKPLGSIWCRSRGLFLNGSIHWLFSSLEGEGLLIFDLKERSFSKIYLPEQPITRRNHRFVILGGCLAFYSHDYFEHITDIWVMKEYKVQSSWTLYAIPGLKFDPLCLSNGSDIIGVDPFPASIPVGSLKLVKYNIREELLQHFTYPSRLRHHAYYYGSCTYTESLLVLPSNSFG from the coding sequence ATGGAGGAGAAGAAGCAGAAGAGCATCAACGAAATCCTCCCTGTAGAGCTGATTCAGAGAATCTTACTGAGGATTCCGGACAAACATCTCGGCCGTCTCAAGTGCGTTTCGAAGCTTTGGTACTCTCTCATTTCCGATCCACACTTTGCCGAATCGCATCTTCACCTCTCTCTCGCACCCACTCATGCGTGCCTAAAATACTCCACGGAAGCTTACATTGTTCACCTAGAAGAACTATTTAATGGCGACATTTACGAACTGAAAGAGGTATCTTTTCCTTTCAAGAAGAAGCCACCTCCTGGGTTTGGTGTCGTGGGGTCCTGCAGAGGGTTTGTTCTCTTTTGCCGACGGCCACATCTTTTTGTAGTATGGAACCCACTCACTGGATTCAGCAAAAGAATATCTTGCTCTTGTATCGTTCATCGTAGTAAGCGGAGGTCCGTTAAGTTTCCTGGTGATTCGAATCTGTATGGATTTGGTCATGACGCGTCACGGGATGATTACTTAGTTGTTGTAGGTTGGTTAGATGGTGGCAACTGCCAACACTTATATTGCTTGTCCTTGACAACCAATTCATGGATTAATATTGATGTTGCACTCCTCAAACCATTGGGTAGTATATGGTGCCGATCTCGTGGGTTGTTCTTGAATGGCTCTATTCATTGGTTGTTTTCCTCTCTTGAAGGTGAAGGTCTTCTTATATTTGATTTGAAGGAAAGaagcttttcaaaaatatatttgccTGAACAACCCATAACGCGTCGTAATCACAGATTTGTCATACTAGGAGGGTGCCTAGCCTTCTATTCTCATGACTATTTTGAACATATAACAGACATATGGGTGATGAAAGAATACAAAGTGCAGTCATCTTGGACTTTGTATGCGATTCCTGGTTTAAAGTTTGATCCTCTATGCTTATCCAATGGTAGTGACATTATTGGAGTAGATCCTTTTCCGGCATCTATTCCGGTTGGATCATTAAAGCTTGTCAAATATAATATCAGAGAAGAGCTGCTCCAACATTTTACATATCCTTCTCGTCTTCGACACCATGCTTACTACTATGGAAGTTGCACTTATACAGAGAGTCTCTTGGTGCTCCCTAGTAATAGTTTTGGCTGA
- the LOC127746720 gene encoding F-box protein CPR1-like produces the protein MEKKQKSINDILPLDLIQRILLRIPVKHLGRLKCVSKLWHSLISDPDFAESHLHLSFAPTHACIYIKNSTEAYLVHLDEAFNGDNYQVKELSFPFKKKPISEFRVMGSCRGFVLLHQEPYYFVVWNPLTGFSNIVHRSMGRSSYFLDNAILSIGRLPLV, from the coding sequence atggagaagaagcagaagAGCATTAACGACATTCTTCCTCTTGACCTGATTCAGAGAATCTTACTGAGGATTCCGGTCAAACATCTCGGCCGCCTCAAGTGCGTTTCGAAGCTTTGGCACTCTCTTATTTCCGATCCAGACTTTGCGGAATCGCATCTTCACCTCTCTTTTGCACCCACCCATGCGTGCATCTACATAAAAAACTCCACGGAAGCTTACCTTGTTCACCTAGATGAAGCATTTAATGGCGACAATTACCAAGTAAAAGAGCTATCTTTCCCTTTCAAGAAGAAGCCAATTTCTGAGTTTCGTGTGATGGGATCCTGCAGAGGTTTTGTTCTCTTACACCAAGAGCCATACTATTTTGTAGTATGGAACCCACTCACCGGATTCAGCAATATTGTTCATCGTAGTATGGGCAGGTCCTCTTATTTTCTCGATAATGCGATTCTATCCATTGGTCGTCTTCCTCTGGTATGA
- the LOC107486487 gene encoding F-box protein CPR1-like, producing MEEKKQKSINEILPVELIQRILLRIPVKHLGRLKCVSKLWYSLISDPHFAESHLHLSLAPTHGYLFQKDSTEAFLVHLEEVFNGDNYEVKEVSFPFKKQPPSEFSIRGSCRGFVLLSREPHFFVVWNPLTGFSKKISYSCMVPRNMGRYFNFLDHAILYGFGYDASRDDYLVVVAWQNGGCQRLDCLSLRTNSWISLDAALPKPLCLTEWPSRGLFLNGSIHWLSYSHVKYYCEGLLVFDLKERSFSKIYLPEQLTMRGPTTFVILGGCLALYFHDYVERKTHIWVMKEYKVQSSWTSYAIPGLEFDPLCLSNGSDIIGVDPFRVSIRVGSTKLVKYNIREELLQHFTCPSHIRHYSYNYCYTVYTESLAAP from the coding sequence ATGGAGGAGAAGAAGCAGAAGAGCATCAACGAAATACTCCCTGTAGAGCTGATTCAGAGAATCTTACTGAGGATTCCGGTCAAACACCTCGGCCGCCTCAAGTGCGTTTCGAAGCTTTGGTACTCTCTCATTTCCGATCCACACTTTGCGGAATCGCATCTTCACCTCTCTCTCGCACCCACCCATGGGTACCTCTTCCAAAAAGACTCCACGGAAGCATTCCTTGTTCACCTAGAAGAAGTATTTAATGGCGACAATTACGAAGTAAAAGAGGTATCTTTCCCTTTCAAGAAACAGCCACCTTCTGAGTTTAGTATCAGGGGGTCCTGCAGAGGGTTTGTTCTCTTAAGCCGAGAGCCACATTTTTTTGTAGTATGGAACCCACTCACCGGATTCagcaaaaaaatatcttacTCTTGTATGGTTCCTCGTAATATGGGAAGGTACTTTAATTTTCTCGATCATGCGATTCTGTATGGATTTGGTTACGATGCGTCACGGGATGACTACTTAGTTGTGGTAGCTTGGCAGAATGGTGGCTGCCAACGCTTAGATTGCTTGTCCTTGAGAACCAATTCATGGATTAGTCTTGATGCTGCACTCCCCAAACCATTGTGTCTTACGGAGTGGCCATCTCGTGGGTTGTTCTTGAATGGCTCTATTCATTGGTTGTCTTACTCTCATGTGAAATATTACTGTGAAGGTCTTCTTGTATTTGATTTGAAGGAAAGAAGTTTCTCAAAGATATATTTGCCTGAACAACTCACAATGCGTGGTCCTACCACATTTGTCATACTAGGCGGGTGCCTAGCCTTGTATTTTCATGACTATGTTGAACGTAAAACACACATATGGGTGATGAAAGAATACAAAGTGCAGTCATCTTGGACTTCGTATGCGATTCCTGGTTTAGAGTTTGATCCTCTATGCTTATCTAATGGTAGTGACATTATTGGAGTAGATCCTTTCCGGGTATCTATTCGGGTTGGATCAACAAAGCTTGTCAAATATAATATCAGAGAAGAGCTGCTCCAACATTTTACATGTCCCTCTCATATTCGGCACTATTCTTACAATTATTGTTACACTGTATATACAGAGTCTCTTGCTGCTCCCTAG
- the LOC107486486 gene encoding F-box protein CPR1-like, protein MEKNKNDKSKSIHDILPRDLIHRILLRVPIRHLARLRCVSKLWCSLISDPEFAESHIHLSLAPTHACLLVHLKDSTEAYLVHLEEVFNGDNYQVKEVSLPFKKKPPSKFCVMGSCRGFVLLNRQPYFFVVWNPLTGFRKRISYSCLIHRSKLRRLNFPRDARLYGFGYDASRDDYLVVVASQDGYCQHLDCLSLKTNSWINLDAALPESLGFMKRQSPGLFLHGSIHWLCYSLQGDYSESLLIFDLKERSFSKISLPEQLIMHCSATIVTLGGCLALYYEDDVVERKTSIWVMKEYKVNSSWTLYEIPCLKFEPLCLSNGSDIMALDPTAVSGPLKFAKYNIREELLQHFTCPHLRQDLYLFASCTVYTESLLLLPSDI, encoded by the coding sequence ATGGAGAAGAACAAGAATGACAAGAGCAAGAGCATTCACGACATACTCCCTCGTGACCTGATTCACAGAATCCTACTGCGGGTGCCGATCAGACATCTCGCTCGCCTCAGGTGTGTTTCCAAACTCTGGTGCTCTCTAATTTCCGATCCAGAATTTGCGGAATCGCATATTCACCTCTCTCTCGCACCGACCCATGCATGCCTCCTTGTTCACCTAAAAGACTCCACGGAAGCTTACCTTGTTCACCTAGAAGAAGTATTTAATGGCGATAATTACCAAGTGAAAGAGGTATCTTTGCCTTTCAAGAAGAAGCCACCTTCTAAGTTCTGTGTCATGGGATCCTGCAGAGGGTTTGTTCTCTTAAACCGACAGCCATATTTTTTTGTAGTATGGAATCCACTCACCGGATTCAGAAAAAGAATATCTTACTCTTGTCTGATTCATCGTAGTAAGCTCAGGCGGTTAAATTTTCCCCGTGATGCGCGTCTGTATGGATTTGGTTATGATGCGTCACGGGATGACTACTTAGTTGTTGTAGCTTCGCAGGATGGTTACTGCCAACACTTAGATTGCTTGTCCTTGAAAACCAATTCATGGATTAATCTTGATGCTGCACTCCCCGAATCATTGGGTTTTATGAAGCGGCAATCTCCTGGGTTGTTCTTGCATGGCTCTATTCATTGGTTGTGTTACTCTCTTCAAGGAGATTACAGTGAAAGTCTTCTTATATTTGATTTGAAGGAAAGAAGTTTCTCAAAGATATCTTTGCCCGAGCAACTCATAATGCATTGTTCTGCCACAATTGTCACACTAGGAGGGTGCCTTGCCTTGTATTATGAGGACGATGTTGTTGAACGTAAAACAAGCATATGGGTGATGAAAGAATACAAAGTGAACTCATCTTGGACTTTGTATGAGATTCCTTGTTTAAAGTTTGAGCCTCTATGCTTATCCAATGGTAGTGACATTATGGCACTAGATCCTACTGCGGTATCTGGACCATTAAAGTTTGCCAAATATAATATCAGAGAAGAGCTGCTCCAACATTTTACATGTCCTCATCTTCGACAAGATCTATACTTGTTTGCAAGTTGCACTGTTTATACAGAGAGTCTCTTGCTACTCCCTAGTGATATATAG